The Helianthus annuus cultivar XRQ/B chromosome 16, HanXRQr2.0-SUNRISE, whole genome shotgun sequence genome includes a window with the following:
- the LOC110918992 gene encoding meiosis-specific nuclear structural protein 1-like codes for MHKEWAAFKAFKKKAAEDEDRAALLRAKLEADQAKFENDRKTKEWSVAGWKRKAEAEAALLSKERKNWKEIFEKDNAEKMSLRNVINNFKAEVEKLKKQDAEFEKLKKEKAEAEAAWDEARSHRERSEHREVHTCATLALRDKEIEELIALLSEQEQLKTEVETAKKDLNLERTKQAETSLLLTEIEDKLENSETARATAESELEPLKSDMLWLKEHGIASVAESVLNSEELDKTVAHLLVVWDTSKSATHGVNTEAALAAAKTQFNTLQLPVMDLINAALHSEEFMTRLRENLPDREEGEDEDLA; via the exons ATGCATAAGGAATGGGCTGCTTTTAAAGCATTCAAGAAGAAAGCCGCTGAGGATGAGGACCGAGCTGCCCTGCTGAGGGCTAAATTAGAAGCTGATCAGGCCAAATTTGAGAATGACCGAAAAACTAAAGAATGGTCGGTTGCGGGATGGAAGAGAAAAGCAGAAGCTGAGGCTGCCCTTCTTTCCAAGGAGCGCAAAAATTGGAAAGAGATTTTTGAGAAAGATAATGCTGAGAAGATGAGCCTCCGCAATGTTATCAACAATTTTAAAGCTGAAGTTGAGAAGTTGAAAAAACAAGATGCGGAGTTTGAAAAATTGAAGAAAGAAAAAGCTGAAGCTGAGGCAGCGTGGGATGAGGCGCGTTCCCATAGGGAAAGGAGTGAACATAGAGAGGTACATACCTGCGCTACTCTTGCTCTTAGGGATAAGGAGATAGAAGAACTTATTGCTTTATTATCTGAGCAGGAACAACTTAAAACGGAGGTTGAGACTGCcaaaaaagatttaaatcttgagCGGACCAAACAGGCTGAAACTTCCCTCCTTCTTACTGAAATAGAAGATAAGTTGGAGAACTCTGAAACAGCGCGAGCAACGGCGGAGAGTGAGCTTGAACCGTTGAAGAGTGATATGCTATGGTTGAAAGAGCACGGGATTGCAAGC GTCGCTGAATCAGTTCTTAATTCTGAAGAACTAGACAAGACAGTTGCTCATTTGTTG GTTGTCTGGGACACTAGTAAGTCTGCAACCCATGGTGTTAATACTGAAGCTGCTCTCGCTGCTGCGAAGACACAATTTAATACTTTACAGCTTCCGGTCATGGATCTTATTAATGCCGCGCTACATTCTGAAGAGTTTATGACGCGTTTAAGAGAAAATTTGCCAGACAGGGAAGAAGGTGAAGACGAAGACCTAGCTTAG